GTTTTGCCTTCTTTATTAATAAGCACAATACTTTGGTTGGTTGTGAGGCTGCCTCTTTCAACGCGACCAATTGCCAAACGACCTAAAAAGTTGTTGTAGCTCAAATTGTTAATCAGCATTTGAGCGCCGCCTTCAATTGACACTTGAGGTGGCGGTACGTGCTCAAGAATTGTATCAAAAAGATCTTGTAGGTTTTCTGTTTGTACATCTTTTGATTTGCTCGCCCAACCGTTTCTACCAGAAGCATAAAGGATAGGAAAATCCAAGTGATGATCTTCTGATGAAAGCTCTAAAAACAAATCTTGAACCATTTCTGACACTTCATCAATACGCGCATCGGGACGATCGACTTTGTTAATAACTAAAATCATGCGCAAATTGCGGCTTAACGCTTTTTGTAAAACAAATCGGGTTTGTGGAAGCGGACCTTCTGCCGCATCAACAAGCAAAATAGCACCATCAACCATCATCAAAGTGCGTTCCACTTCGCCACCAAAATCCGCGTGACCAGGAGTGTCTACAATATTGATACGTGTATCCTTGTAAACCATAGAAGCATTTTTTGCGGCAATGGTGATGCCGCGTTCGCGTTCTAAATCCATGCTGTCCATAACGCGTTCAGCAATGGTTTGGTGTGCTGCAAATGTACCAGATTGTTGTAATAGTTTATCAACCAAAGTCGTTTTACCGTGGTCAACATGGGCAATAATCGCGATGTTTCGCATATTTTCGTTAATATTAGTCATACAAAGCCTTTCAACAAGATTTTGAATCATATCGATTCAAAACAATTTCCGTTTCGTTGGTATTCATATTTCGTTAGAAATGCAAATCAAATTATTGGAGACTATCATAGAGGGTGAGAGTTTCTTTTGCCATCAGTTCCCATGAGTACTTTTTGGCTTGAAGGAAACCTGTTTGAATATTTTTATCAATATTTGGTTTATTGTGATTAAGAACTTCGTTAATTCCTCGTTGAATGTCTAAAATGTTGTTAGGATCCACATAAATTGCGGCATTTTCCATAATTTCAGGAAGTGCTGCACAGTTGCTGACAACAACAGGCACGCCGCAAGCCGCCGCTTCTAGTGCCGAAAGGCCAAAGCCTTCATACAATGAAACATTGACAAATGCTGAACTGAGCGAATAAAGCACAGCAAAATCATCCTCAAAAACATATTGAATAAAATGTAAATTTTTATTTTTACCATAATATTTTCCTATCTCTAGTAATTTTTCATAGGAGTTTGATAAAATGACCAAAGGGACTCGGAAATTTCCTTTGCAATAAGATTCTGTCAGCATATCTAAATTTTTGTGTGGCCTATTTGAACCAACTGTAAAAATAAATTTTTGTGGCAGTTTATATTTAAAGATTACAGAATTGATTTTTTCTTTACTAAAGTTTTGGAGTGGTTTAAAATTACTCACAACTCCATTGTAAATAACTTTAATTTTTTCGGGAGAGATTGTGAGGTATTTTACGATTTCATTTTTAGAAAAGTTTGAAATAGTAATTATATTTTTGGCAGTTAATAGGCGACGTTTTAATAAGAAATTATAATAAAATTTTTCAAATAATGAATAATGTTTTGAAAAGGCAATATGATTCATATCATGCAAAGTGGCAATTAATGGGACTTTGCTAAGTAAGGGTACAATAAAATAGGGTGCGTGAAAAACTTTCGGCTTATATTTGAGTATTTTAAATAAGACTTCAAATTGGCCTAGAATACCAAATTCACTGTACTTTAATTTAACAAAAATAAAATTTGGTGGAAATTCATAATCTAAAAAAATTGAATTTTGACAAACCAAAATAATAAACTGGAATTTATCATTTTCAGGATTTGCAATCAAATTAAAAATCAATTCACGGACATGACGGGTGACTCCGTTTTCGATCCCTTTTTTTACAATGCGTGCATCCAGCATAATTGTTTTGCGAACGGTATTCACTCTACCTGCTCCGTAAATTATTCACTCAACAAACTTCTTTTATTAAAAAAACAGATGAAATTTGTATTTTTTACAAATAATTTTTATACAAATTTCTTTGCTAAAACAATATCGTTACAATTTTTAAAAATATTAACTTTTGCATTGCTTAATGACTCATATTCTTAACTTATTTTTGTATTCCCAAAAGAGAATTAAACAGTTTGACGTCAATGTGTATTTAAGTATATAAAATTATTATTATAATTTTATTAATAGAAATAAAATCAAAAATAATTTAGCAATATGCAATCAAATTCGACTACAAAACTTTATTTTATGCCAAATAAAATGTAAGATTTAAAAATTGTATAACTTTTTTGTTATTTTTCAGATTGTAACAAGTTCAATCTTGTTCATGTTAGGGGTGTTAAATGAATAAAGTTGTTCGCAATGTACAGGAGTTCTCTTTTCCTAAAGAGTCATTAGCCACTATGGCTGCAGCTAAAAATGTTTTAATGGTAGAACCCGCTTATTTTCATGTTGATAATCCTATCAATGCGCATATGCGGCGAAAAGATGGGGCATTGCATAATTTAGATAAAAATAAAGCAATCGAGCAATGGCTGCACTTAAAAAAAGTTTATCAAAATTTAGGATTTAATGTGTTTGTGTGTCCGCCAGAACAAAACTTACCAGACATGGTGTTTTGTGCCAATCAAAGTTTTCCGTTTTTAGATCGCACAGGCAAAAAACATGCGATATTATCGAATATGTTTAATGATACACGAAATAAAGAAGTTGCCTTTATTAACAATTTTTTAATTAATAATAACTACACAACACAGCATCTTGCTTCAAGATCTTCGGGATATTTTTTTGAATCAATGGGTGACGCGCTATGGCTTCCTGGTTATCGATTTATCCTTGGTGGTCATGGTTTTAGAACAGATGCAAGAATTTATCAGTTACTTTCAGAAATTACACAATCTCCCGTCGCCATTTTTGAGCTAAAAAATCCAAAGTTTTATCATCTTGATACATGCCTTAGTATCCTAAATGCAACATCAGCCCTTGCATGCAAAGAGGCATTTACAGAAGAAGGATGGAAACTCTTGAATGCGATATTCCCAAATATATATGAAGTTTCATTAGAAGAGTCAGATTCTCCTGGGTTTGCATGCAACGCTCATTGTCCTGATGAAAAACATGTAATTATTCAAAAGGGTTCTACTAAAGTTATTAAATTGCTACAAAAACAAGGTTATGTTCCCTTAGAAGTGGATACTTCTGAATTTATTAAGTCTGGTGGTTCTGTTTTTTGTATGAAATTGATGTTTTATTAGAATATCCTTAAAATTAAATATTAATATTTAAAAAATTGTCGATGCATATCATATGTTGCGTTGTGTGGTTTTCTTTTGAGCATTCTTGCAGTCTAGTTTGTTCTGTCATAGCGTACCTGCAGTTTATCTGGGTTGTAACCCAGATGCGTTTTTTGCAAATTACTTTTCATTTAGTTTTTTGATTTTATTTTTTTTGGAGAGTTTATCGATGGCGCAAAAATTACCAAATCAGCAACTTGTGGCATTTTATAAGGAAATGCTTCTAGGGCGACGTATTGAAGAACGCGTTGGGCAACTCTATGTTCAACAAAAGTTTAGTGGATTTTGTCATTTATATATAGGTCAAGAAGCCGTTTCGACAGGTTGTTTAAATGCAATAAGAAAAGGCAAAGACTACGTGATTACTGGTTATCGCGATCATGTTATGCCTATTGTTTTAGGCATGGATCCTGGGGTGATGATTTCTGAATTATTAGGTAAAGTAACAGGTTGTGCCCGCGGAAAAGGCGGCTCAATGCATATGTTTTCTGAATCACTTAAATTTATGGGCGGCCATGGGATTGTTGGCGGCCAAGTACCGCTCGCAGTTGGTGCTGCATGGAAAATAAAATACAATAAGGAAGATAATGTTGCGCTGTGCTTCCTTGGAGATGCGGCAATTAATCAGGGGCAGTTTCATGAAGCGCTAAACATGGCTGCTATTTGGGATCTTCCTTGCATTACTATTATTGAAAATAACTTGTATGGTATGGGAACTGCGATTTCAAGAACATGTTCATTAAAGTCATTAGCAGACAGAGCTAAGGCCTACAATATGCGTCAGGCCGTTGTTGATGGCCGTAATGTTGTCAACACTTACATTCAAATGAAAGAAATTATAGAAGAAACTCG
This region of Spirobacillus cienkowskii genomic DNA includes:
- a CDS encoding dimethylarginine dimethylaminohydrolase family protein, giving the protein MNKVVRNVQEFSFPKESLATMAAAKNVLMVEPAYFHVDNPINAHMRRKDGALHNLDKNKAIEQWLHLKKVYQNLGFNVFVCPPEQNLPDMVFCANQSFPFLDRTGKKHAILSNMFNDTRNKEVAFINNFLINNNYTTQHLASRSSGYFFESMGDALWLPGYRFILGGHGFRTDARIYQLLSEITQSPVAIFELKNPKFYHLDTCLSILNATSALACKEAFTEEGWKLLNAIFPNIYEVSLEESDSPGFACNAHCPDEKHVIIQKGSTKVIKLLQKQGYVPLEVDTSEFIKSGGSVFCMKLMFY
- the pdhA gene encoding pyruvate dehydrogenase (acetyl-transferring) E1 component subunit alpha, coding for MAQKLPNQQLVAFYKEMLLGRRIEERVGQLYVQQKFSGFCHLYIGQEAVSTGCLNAIRKGKDYVITGYRDHVMPIVLGMDPGVMISELLGKVTGCARGKGGSMHMFSESLKFMGGHGIVGGQVPLAVGAAWKIKYNKEDNVALCFLGDAAINQGQFHEALNMAAIWDLPCITIIENNLYGMGTAISRTCSLKSLADRAKAYNMRQAVVDGRNVVNTYIQMKEIIEETRKTSKPILVEMQTYRFRGHSVSDPGNYRTKDEVEKERSRDCLNILKEIMLQQKAAKEDDFEKFEDEIAEIVEKAVAFAEDSPEPELDEIYQHVLV
- a CDS encoding glycosyltransferase family 1 protein, with translation MNTVRKTIMLDARIVKKGIENGVTRHVRELIFNLIANPENDKFQFIILVCQNSIFLDYEFPPNFIFVKLKYSEFGILGQFEVLFKILKYKPKVFHAPYFIVPLLSKVPLIATLHDMNHIAFSKHYSLFEKFYYNFLLKRRLLTAKNIITISNFSKNEIVKYLTISPEKIKVIYNGVVSNFKPLQNFSKEKINSVIFKYKLPQKFIFTVGSNRPHKNLDMLTESYCKGNFRVPLVILSNSYEKLLEIGKYYGKNKNLHFIQYVFEDDFAVLYSLSSAFVNVSLYEGFGLSALEAAACGVPVVVSNCAALPEIMENAAIYVDPNNILDIQRGINEVLNHNKPNIDKNIQTGFLQAKKYSWELMAKETLTLYDSLQ